In the genome of Acetobacter oryzifermentans, one region contains:
- the rpoC gene encoding DNA-directed RNA polymerase subunit beta': protein MNELMKILGQTGQAMTFDQIKIQLASPEQIRSWSYGEIKKPETINYRTFKPERDGLFCARIFGPIKDYECLCGKYKRMKFRGIICEKCGVEVTLAKVRRERMGHIQLASPVAHIWFLKSLPSRIGLMVDMTLKDLEKVLYFESYLVLEPGTSPLKQYSLLTEEQYLDAMDEYGDEGVEVGIGAEAIKKVLERIDCDAEKVELRQELKETTSEAKRKKLVKRLKLIEAFAESGSRPEWMILDLVPVIPPDLRPLVPLDGGRFATSDLNDLYRRVINRNNRLKRLMELRAPDIIVRNEKRMLQEAVDALFDNGRRGRAITGANKRPLKSLSDMLKGKQGRFRQNLLGKRVDYSGRSVIVVGPELKLHQCGLPKKMALELFKPFIYAKLEKYGHATTIKAAKRMVEKERPEVWDILEEVIREHPVMLNRAPTLHRLGIQAFEPVLVEGKAIQLHPLVCTAFNADFDGDQMAVHVPLSLEAQLEARVLMMSTNNILSPANGKPIIVPSQDIVLGLYYLSLETPEFKLTPDRCEYDEKTGALVKEGAPSFSSIGEVEYALSAGALKLHDKIRARFQKVGADGKVTYETAVTTPGRVLIAQILPQHEAVPFSLINRQLTKKAVSDVIDTVYRHCGQKEAVIFCDRLMALGFRHAAKAGISFGKDDMIIPPEKKELVDRTAAEVKEFEQQYQDGLITAGERYNKVVDAWSRCTDEVQAAMTKEISRQEVGKQINSVWMMSHSGARGSPAQMKQLAGMRGLMAKPSGEIIEQPIIANFKEGLSVLDYFTSTHGARKGLADTALKTANSGYLTRRLVDVAQDSIIIEEDCGSERGLTVRAVMDGGEVVASLSERILGRTVASDVVAPGTNEVIVPRNHLIDEADAERIEKSGVETVHIRSVLTCDSRVGVCGHCYGRDLARGTPVNIGEAVGVIAAQSIGEPGTQLTMRTFHIGGAAQRGAEQSMIEASRDGQVVIRNRNVVHNSQNVPIVMARNCEILLSDENGVEKARYRVPYGARLLTEEGAKVARGQKLAEWDPYTLPIITEKAGKVEYLDLIDSITLVERMDEVTGLTSKVVVDYKQAGKGVDLRPRLQLKDANGDVVKLDNGSDARYFLSPETLLSVENGTEVNAGDVLARLPREGSKTRDITGGLPRVAELFEARRPKDHAIIAEMEGRVEFGKDYKSKRRVIVKNDETGEEQEYLIPKGKHISVQEGDFVEKGDPLVDGPRVPHDILKVMGVEALSDYLINEIQDVYRLQGVKINDKHIEVIVRQMLQKVEILEPGDTTYLIGETVDRIEFEAENAKSLKAGERPAQGMPVLQGITKASLQTQSFISAASFQETTRVLTEAATAGKVDKLMGLKENVIVGRLIPAGTGSVMKRLRAIAAEQDRQRVGRSAAE from the coding sequence ATGAATGAGCTCATGAAAATTCTTGGCCAGACCGGCCAGGCGATGACATTTGATCAGATTAAGATTCAGCTGGCATCGCCCGAACAAATCCGTTCCTGGTCTTATGGCGAAATCAAGAAGCCCGAGACCATCAACTATCGTACGTTCAAGCCAGAACGGGATGGCCTGTTCTGTGCGCGTATTTTTGGTCCGATCAAGGATTATGAATGCCTTTGCGGTAAATACAAGCGGATGAAATTCCGCGGTATTATCTGCGAAAAGTGCGGTGTTGAAGTTACGCTGGCCAAAGTGCGTCGTGAGCGCATGGGCCATATTCAGCTTGCCAGCCCCGTTGCCCATATCTGGTTCCTGAAGTCTCTGCCCAGCCGTATCGGCCTGATGGTTGATATGACGCTGAAAGATCTGGAAAAGGTGCTTTACTTTGAAAGCTACCTGGTTCTGGAACCCGGCACGTCTCCGCTGAAGCAGTATTCCTTGCTGACGGAAGAACAGTACCTTGATGCCATGGATGAATATGGTGATGAAGGTGTTGAAGTTGGTATTGGCGCAGAAGCCATTAAAAAGGTTCTGGAACGCATTGATTGTGATGCCGAAAAGGTAGAACTGCGTCAGGAACTTAAGGAAACAACTTCAGAAGCCAAGCGCAAAAAGCTTGTTAAGCGCCTGAAGCTGATTGAAGCGTTTGCAGAAAGCGGCTCACGTCCAGAATGGATGATTCTGGATCTGGTTCCGGTTATTCCGCCGGATCTGCGTCCGCTGGTGCCGCTGGATGGCGGTCGTTTTGCAACGTCTGACCTGAACGATCTGTATCGGCGTGTTATCAACCGTAATAACCGTCTGAAGCGCCTGATGGAACTGCGTGCGCCCGATATTATCGTGCGTAACGAAAAGCGTATGCTGCAGGAAGCTGTGGATGCGTTGTTCGATAACGGGCGTCGTGGCCGTGCGATTACGGGTGCTAACAAGCGCCCGCTGAAATCTCTTTCCGATATGCTTAAAGGTAAGCAGGGGCGTTTCCGTCAGAACCTGCTTGGTAAGCGCGTCGATTACTCTGGCCGTTCTGTTATTGTGGTGGGGCCGGAGCTTAAGCTCCATCAGTGTGGTCTTCCCAAAAAGATGGCGCTGGAGCTGTTCAAGCCGTTCATTTACGCCAAGCTGGAAAAATACGGTCATGCTACCACCATTAAAGCTGCAAAGCGGATGGTGGAAAAAGAGCGTCCAGAAGTTTGGGATATTCTTGAAGAAGTTATCCGCGAACATCCTGTTATGCTTAACCGTGCGCCTACGTTGCATCGCCTGGGTATTCAGGCGTTTGAACCGGTGCTGGTTGAAGGTAAGGCCATTCAGCTGCATCCGCTGGTCTGCACCGCGTTTAACGCAGACTTTGACGGTGACCAGATGGCCGTGCATGTGCCGCTGAGCCTTGAAGCCCAGCTTGAAGCACGTGTGCTGATGATGTCCACCAACAACATCCTCAGCCCAGCAAATGGTAAGCCGATTATCGTGCCTTCTCAGGATATCGTTTTGGGGCTGTATTATCTCAGCCTCGAAACACCTGAATTCAAGCTTACGCCAGATCGCTGTGAATATGATGAGAAGACAGGCGCTCTGGTCAAAGAAGGCGCGCCATCTTTCTCTTCTATTGGTGAAGTGGAATACGCACTCAGCGCCGGTGCACTGAAGCTGCATGATAAAATTCGCGCACGTTTCCAGAAGGTCGGTGCGGATGGCAAGGTCACCTACGAAACAGCCGTGACCACGCCTGGCCGTGTGTTGATTGCGCAGATCCTGCCGCAGCATGAAGCTGTGCCGTTCTCCCTCATCAACCGCCAGCTCACCAAAAAGGCCGTGTCTGACGTTATTGATACGGTGTATCGTCATTGTGGTCAGAAAGAAGCGGTTATCTTCTGTGATCGTCTGATGGCTCTGGGTTTCCGTCATGCTGCCAAGGCTGGTATTTCCTTTGGTAAGGATGACATGATCATCCCGCCTGAAAAGAAAGAACTGGTTGATCGCACGGCTGCCGAAGTTAAAGAGTTTGAACAGCAGTATCAGGATGGTCTGATCACGGCTGGCGAACGCTACAATAAGGTGGTGGATGCGTGGTCTCGTTGCACAGACGAAGTGCAGGCGGCCATGACCAAAGAAATTTCTCGTCAGGAAGTTGGTAAGCAGATCAACTCGGTGTGGATGATGAGCCACTCCGGGGCTCGTGGGTCGCCGGCTCAGATGAAACAGCTGGCCGGTATGCGTGGTCTGATGGCCAAGCCATCTGGTGAAATTATTGAGCAGCCGATTATTGCCAACTTTAAAGAAGGCCTGTCGGTTCTCGATTACTTCACCTCTACCCATGGTGCACGTAAAGGTCTGGCTGATACCGCGCTGAAAACCGCTAACTCTGGGTATCTCACCCGTCGTCTGGTGGATGTGGCGCAGGACAGCATCATTATCGAAGAAGATTGTGGTAGTGAACGCGGCCTGACGGTGCGTGCGGTAATGGATGGTGGGGAAGTTGTAGCTTCTCTCTCCGAACGTATCCTTGGCCGTACGGTTGCTTCCGATGTGGTAGCGCCAGGTACCAACGAAGTGATCGTTCCGCGCAATCATCTGATTGATGAGGCCGATGCCGAGCGGATTGAAAAATCTGGTGTGGAAACGGTTCATATCCGTTCTGTCCTGACCTGTGATAGCCGTGTTGGTGTATGTGGTCACTGCTATGGTCGTGATCTTGCACGCGGCACACCGGTTAACATCGGTGAAGCCGTGGGTGTTATCGCCGCTCAGTCCATTGGTGAGCCCGGCACACAGCTGACAATGCGTACCTTCCATATTGGTGGTGCGGCGCAGCGTGGTGCGGAACAGTCCATGATCGAAGCCTCTCGTGATGGTCAGGTCGTAATCCGTAACCGTAACGTTGTGCATAATAGTCAGAACGTGCCGATCGTGATGGCACGTAACTGTGAAATTCTTCTGTCTGACGAAAACGGTGTGGAGAAAGCCCGTTACCGTGTGCCGTACGGTGCTCGTTTGTTGACAGAAGAAGGGGCAAAAGTTGCTCGCGGTCAGAAACTGGCTGAGTGGGATCCGTACACCCTTCCGATTATCACGGAAAAAGCTGGTAAGGTTGAATACCTGGATCTGATTGACTCCATCACGCTTGTTGAGCGTATGGACGAAGTAACAGGCCTGACCTCCAAAGTGGTGGTTGACTATAAGCAGGCAGGTAAAGGTGTGGATCTGCGCCCACGTCTGCAGCTTAAGGATGCCAACGGTGATGTGGTGAAGTTGGATAACGGTTCAGATGCCCGTTACTTCCTCTCTCCCGAAACGCTTCTGTCTGTTGAAAACGGTACAGAAGTAAATGCCGGTGACGTTCTGGCGCGTCTGCCACGTGAAGGCTCCAAAACCCGTGATATTACGGGTGGTCTGCCCCGCGTTGCTGAATTGTTTGAAGCACGTCGGCCAAAAGACCACGCTATTATCGCGGAAATGGAAGGGCGCGTTGAATTCGGGAAAGATTACAAATCCAAGCGCCGTGTTATCGTGAAGAACGATGAAACGGGCGAGGAGCAGGAATACCTGATCCCGAAAGGCAAGCACATTTCCGTTCAGGAAGGTGACTTTGTGGAAAAAGGTGATCCGCTGGTCGATGGTCCGCGGGTGCCCCACGATATCCTGAAGGTGATGGGTGTAGAGGCTCTGTCTGATTACCTGATCAACGAAATTCAGGATGTGTATCGTCTTCAGGGTGTGAAGATTAACGATAAGCATATTGAAGTTATCGTGCGTCAGATGCTTCAGAAGGTAGAAATTCTGGAGCCGGGTGATACGACATATCTGATTGGCGAAACTGTTGACCGTATTGAGTTCGAGGCTGAAAATGCCAAGAGCCTCAAAGCAGGTGAGCGGCCAGCTCAGGGTATGCCGGTGCTGCAGGGCATCACCAAGGCTTCTCTGCAGACGCAGTCCTTTATTTCTGCTGCATCGTTCCAGGAAACCACACGCGTGCTCACAGAAGCTGCTACGGCAGGGAAAGTGGATAAGTTGATGGGCCTGAAGGAAAACGTAATTGTTGGGCGACTGATTCCAGCAGGTACGGGCAGTGTTATGAAGCGTCTGCGGGCTATTGCCGCAGAGCAGGATCGCCAACGTGTTGGGCGTTCTGCAGCCGAATAA
- the rpsL gene encoding 30S ribosomal protein S12: MPTINQLIAKGRKPAVKRNKVPALQGCPQKRGVCTRVYTTTPKKPNSALRKVAKVRLTNGYEVVSYIPGEGHNLQEHSVVLIRGGRVKDLPGVRYHILRGVLDTQGIAKRRQRRSLYGAKRPK; this comes from the coding sequence ATGCCGACCATCAACCAGCTCATTGCCAAGGGGCGCAAGCCTGCGGTCAAGCGCAACAAGGTGCCCGCGCTGCAAGGATGCCCCCAAAAGCGCGGTGTTTGCACCCGCGTTTATACCACGACGCCAAAAAAGCCGAACTCCGCACTGCGTAAAGTCGCTAAGGTGCGTCTGACGAACGGCTATGAGGTGGTCAGCTATATTCCGGGTGAAGGTCATAACCTTCAGGAACATAGTGTTGTGCTGATCCGCGGCGGTCGTGTGAAGGATTTGCCGGGTGTGCGTTATCACATCCTTCGTGGTGTTCTGGATACGCAGGGTATTGCCAAGCGGCGTCAGCGTCGTTCGCTGTATGGCGCCAAGCGTCCGAAATAA
- the rpsG gene encoding 30S ribosomal protein S7, producing MSRRHRAVKREILPDPKFGDIVVTRFMNALMYDGKKSAAERIVYGALDAMVRRSGNSADAVVLFHSALDNVKPAVEVRSRRVGGATYQVPVEVRADRRQALAIRWVIDAARKRGENTMQDRLSNELLDAVNNRGAAVKKREDTHRMAEANKAFSHYRW from the coding sequence ATGAGTCGCCGTCATCGCGCAGTAAAGCGCGAGATCCTTCCCGATCCGAAATTCGGAGATATCGTTGTCACGCGTTTCATGAATGCGCTGATGTACGATGGTAAGAAGTCTGCTGCAGAAAGAATCGTATACGGTGCGCTGGATGCCATGGTGCGTCGTAGCGGTAACAGTGCGGATGCAGTGGTGCTGTTCCACAGTGCGCTGGATAACGTAAAGCCGGCTGTTGAAGTGCGTTCTCGCCGTGTTGGTGGGGCAACCTACCAGGTGCCGGTTGAAGTTCGCGCAGACCGCCGTCAGGCGTTGGCGATCCGTTGGGTGATTGATGCTGCGCGCAAGCGTGGCGAAAACACCATGCAGGATCGGCTTTCCAATGAGCTTCTGGATGCCGTCAACAATCGTGGCGCAGCAGTGAAGAAGCGGGAAGATACCCACCGTATGGCGGAAGCTAACAAAGCATTCAGCCACTATCGCTGGTAA
- the tuf gene encoding elongation factor Tu: MAKAKFERNKPHCNIGTIGHVDHGKTSLTAAITKTLAKKGGAEFKAYDQIDAAPEERARGITISTAHVEYETDKRHYAHVDCPGHADYVKNMITGAAQMDGAILVVSAADGPMPQTREHILLARQVGVPALVVFLNKVDQVDDPELLELVEMEVRELLSSYQFPGDDVPIIKGSALVTLEDGDPEIGENRVRDLMDAVDAYIPQPERPVDRPFLMPIEDVFSISGRGTVVTGRVERGVINVGDEIEIVGLKPTTKTTVTGVEMFRKLLDRGEAGDNIGALLRGTKREDVERGQVLAKPGSITPHKKFKAEAYILTKEEGGRHTPFFTNYRPQFYFRTTDVTGVVHLPEGTEMVMPGDNCAMEVELIAPIAMDEGLRFAIREGGRTVGAGVVSSIIE; this comes from the coding sequence ATGGCTAAGGCTAAATTTGAGCGGAATAAACCGCACTGCAACATCGGCACCATTGGTCACGTTGACCATGGTAAGACCTCTCTGACGGCAGCGATCACCAAGACGCTTGCAAAAAAGGGTGGCGCTGAATTTAAGGCGTATGATCAGATCGACGCTGCTCCGGAAGAACGCGCTCGCGGCATCACCATTTCCACAGCACACGTGGAATATGAAACCGACAAGCGCCACTACGCGCACGTTGACTGCCCCGGACATGCTGACTACGTGAAAAACATGATCACGGGTGCAGCGCAGATGGACGGCGCAATCCTGGTTGTGTCCGCAGCTGACGGCCCGATGCCGCAGACCCGCGAACACATCCTGCTTGCTCGTCAGGTCGGTGTGCCGGCTCTAGTTGTCTTCCTGAATAAGGTTGATCAGGTTGATGATCCGGAACTGCTTGAGCTGGTTGAGATGGAAGTTCGTGAACTTCTGTCTTCCTATCAGTTCCCTGGCGACGATGTGCCGATCATCAAGGGGTCCGCTCTGGTAACTCTGGAAGATGGTGATCCGGAAATCGGTGAAAACCGCGTTCGCGATCTGATGGACGCAGTTGATGCCTACATCCCGCAGCCGGAACGTCCGGTTGACCGTCCGTTCCTGATGCCGATCGAAGATGTGTTCTCCATCTCTGGTCGTGGTACCGTGGTAACGGGTCGTGTGGAGCGTGGCGTGATCAATGTTGGTGACGAAATTGAAATCGTTGGTCTGAAGCCGACCACGAAGACAACCGTAACCGGCGTTGAAATGTTCCGTAAGCTGCTTGATCGCGGTGAAGCTGGTGACAACATCGGCGCTCTGCTGCGTGGCACCAAGCGCGAAGATGTGGAACGTGGTCAGGTTCTGGCAAAGCCAGGCTCCATTACGCCGCATAAGAAGTTCAAGGCAGAAGCCTACATCCTGACGAAGGAAGAAGGTGGCCGTCATACGCCATTCTTCACCAACTATCGTCCGCAGTTCTACTTCCGTACGACTGACGTGACCGGTGTTGTGCACCTGCCGGAAGGCACCGAAATGGTGATGCCGGGCGACAACTGCGCCATGGAAGTTGAGCTGATTGCTCCAATCGCCATGGACGAAGGTCTGCGTTTCGCTATTCGCGAAGGTGGCCGCACGGTTGGTGCTGGCGTTGTTTCCTCCATTATCGAGTAA
- the rpsJ gene encoding 30S ribosomal protein S10 has product MDNQNIRIRLKAYDHRVLDNSTKEIVNTAKRTGARVRGPIPLPTHIERFTVNRSPHVDKKSREQFEIRTHRRLLDIVEPTPQTVDALMKLDLAAGVDVEIKL; this is encoded by the coding sequence ATGGACAACCAGAACATCCGCATTCGCCTGAAAGCGTACGATCATCGGGTGCTGGATAACAGCACGAAAGAGATCGTGAATACGGCGAAGCGTACGGGTGCGCGGGTTCGGGGTCCTATCCCGCTGCCTACGCATATCGAACGGTTTACGGTTAACCGTTCTCCTCACGTTGATAAAAAGAGCCGCGAGCAGTTCGAAATTCGAACTCATCGCCGTCTGCTCGACATTGTTGAGCCCACTCCGCAGACCGTGGACGCTCTCATGAAGCTCGACCTCGCCGCTGGCGTTGATGTCGAGATCAAACTCTAA
- the rplC gene encoding 50S ribosomal protein L3, producing the protein MRTGLIAKKLGMSRLFKEDGTHVPVTVLHVDDVQVVDVRNQERDGYVAVQLGMGKAKVKNVTKPNRGHFARTKVEPKQALREFRVADDAALEVGATLSASHFVVGQKVDVTGVSKGKGFAGAMKRWNFAGLEATHGVSISHRSHGSTGNRQDPGKTFKNKKMAGHLGDERVTTLNLEIAAVDPEKNLIMVRGSVPGAKNGVVLIRDAIKKARHDDAPYPAGLVKAEG; encoded by the coding sequence ATGCGCACCGGATTGATCGCAAAGAAGTTGGGCATGTCCCGACTGTTCAAGGAAGATGGCACGCATGTGCCTGTTACCGTCCTGCATGTTGATGATGTGCAGGTGGTTGATGTCCGTAACCAGGAGCGGGATGGCTACGTAGCTGTTCAGCTGGGTATGGGTAAAGCCAAGGTGAAAAACGTAACCAAGCCGAATCGTGGGCATTTTGCTCGCACGAAGGTGGAGCCCAAGCAGGCGCTTCGCGAATTTCGTGTAGCTGATGATGCCGCTCTTGAGGTTGGTGCTACCCTTTCAGCTTCTCACTTTGTTGTTGGCCAAAAGGTTGACGTTACAGGTGTAAGCAAAGGTAAGGGATTTGCTGGCGCAATGAAGCGCTGGAATTTTGCTGGTCTTGAAGCCACGCATGGTGTGTCTATTTCGCACCGTTCGCATGGTTCGACTGGTAATCGCCAGGATCCCGGCAAGACCTTTAAGAACAAGAAAATGGCTGGTCATCTCGGTGATGAACGCGTGACCACCTTGAATCTGGAAATCGCAGCGGTCGATCCGGAAAAGAATCTGATCATGGTTCGTGGCTCCGTGCCAGGAGCGAAGAACGGTGTTGTTCTGATCCGTGACGCCATTAAAAAAGCCCGCCATGATGACGCGCCTTATCCGGCCGGCCTCGTGAAGGCGGAGGGCTGA
- the rplD gene encoding 50S ribosomal protein L4 — MEIEIKTLDNSSAGSATLPDEIFAVAPRADIMARVVHWQLAKRRAGTHKVKGMGEVSGTTKKPYRQKGTGSARQGSLRAPQYRTGGAVHGPVVRDHGYDLPKKVRRLGLISALSQKAKDGKLIVLQSASGVDKTSELAKKLKSLGWTSALIVDAAVDESFGRAARNLPKIDILPTIGANVYDILNHEVLAITQAGLEGLKERLA; from the coding sequence ATGGAAATCGAAATCAAGACGCTAGATAACAGCAGCGCCGGTTCTGCAACGCTTCCGGACGAAATTTTCGCCGTTGCGCCGCGTGCAGATATCATGGCTCGTGTTGTGCACTGGCAGCTGGCTAAGCGCCGCGCAGGCACGCATAAGGTGAAGGGCATGGGCGAAGTGTCCGGCACCACCAAAAAGCCATACCGCCAGAAAGGCACAGGTAGCGCCCGTCAGGGTTCGTTACGTGCGCCACAGTATCGTACCGGTGGGGCAGTGCATGGCCCGGTTGTGCGTGACCACGGTTACGACCTGCCGAAAAAAGTGCGCCGCCTTGGCCTGATTTCTGCGCTTTCTCAAAAGGCAAAAGACGGTAAGCTTATTGTGCTGCAGTCTGCTTCTGGCGTTGATAAGACCAGCGAACTGGCAAAGAAACTGAAGTCTCTGGGTTGGACATCTGCTCTGATCGTGGATGCTGCTGTAGATGAGAGCTTCGGTCGTGCCGCCCGTAACCTGCCCAAGATCGACATTCTGCCGACCATTGGTGCGAATGTTTACGACATTCTGAACCACGAGGTGCTTGCGATTACGCAGGCCGGCCTTGAAGGACTGAAGGAGCGCCTGGCATGA
- a CDS encoding 50S ribosomal protein L23 codes for MTNILAIRKKAERLSREAMYDIVRTPVITEKATALSEKNQVVFKVAMSATKPEIKVAVETLFGVKVVGVNTLVQKGKTKRFKGRVGQRSDVKKAFVQLAEGQSIDLTAKLA; via the coding sequence ATGACGAATATTCTTGCCATTCGCAAGAAAGCCGAGCGTCTTTCCCGTGAAGCAATGTACGACATCGTGCGTACTCCTGTAATTACGGAAAAAGCTACGGCGCTTTCTGAAAAGAACCAGGTTGTTTTCAAAGTGGCAATGTCCGCTACGAAGCCTGAAATCAAGGTTGCGGTGGAAACGCTGTTCGGGGTCAAGGTTGTTGGTGTCAACACCTTGGTTCAGAAGGGAAAAACCAAACGCTTTAAAGGGCGTGTTGGGCAGCGTTCTGACGTGAAGAAGGCGTTCGTTCAGCTTGCGGAAGGTCAGTCCATTGATCTTACCGCCAAGCTGGCGTGA
- the rplB gene encoding 50S ribosomal protein L2 produces MALKHFNPVTPSLRGTVLVDRADLWKGKPVKQLTEGKNKTGGRNNNGRITSRFRGGGHKQSYRYVDFKRRKFDVLGTVERLEYDPNRTAFIALVKYEDGELAYILAPQRLKVGDNVIAGARVDIKPGNAMPLASIPVGTIIHNIELKQGAGGKLARSAGTYAQLVGKDSGYAQIKLQSGELRVVRGECMATVGAVSNPDNMNQHMGKAGRSRWLGRRPHNRGVVMNPVDHPHGGGEGRTSGGRHPVTPWGKPTKGYKTRVNKRTDSLIIRRRKTGK; encoded by the coding sequence ATGGCTCTGAAGCACTTTAATCCTGTCACGCCAAGCTTGCGTGGTACGGTGCTGGTTGATCGTGCTGACCTTTGGAAAGGTAAGCCGGTCAAACAGTTGACCGAAGGTAAAAATAAGACAGGCGGTCGTAATAATAATGGCCGTATCACTTCCCGTTTCCGTGGGGGTGGTCATAAGCAGTCTTACCGTTACGTAGACTTCAAACGTCGTAAGTTTGATGTTCTAGGTACGGTGGAACGTCTGGAATATGATCCGAACCGCACCGCATTTATTGCGCTGGTGAAGTACGAAGATGGCGAGCTTGCATATATTCTTGCTCCGCAGCGTCTGAAAGTTGGTGACAATGTCATCGCTGGTGCACGCGTGGATATTAAGCCTGGTAATGCTATGCCGCTGGCTTCCATCCCGGTGGGAACGATTATCCATAACATCGAACTGAAGCAGGGTGCAGGTGGTAAGCTCGCACGTTCTGCTGGCACATATGCCCAGCTCGTTGGTAAGGATTCCGGTTACGCCCAGATCAAGCTGCAGTCTGGTGAGCTGCGTGTTGTTCGTGGTGAGTGCATGGCGACCGTTGGTGCCGTGTCCAATCCGGATAACATGAACCAGCATATGGGTAAGGCTGGGCGTTCCCGTTGGTTGGGGCGTCGTCCTCATAACCGTGGTGTGGTGATGAACCCTGTTGATCATCCGCATGGTGGTGGTGAAGGTCGTACCTCTGGTGGCCGTCATCCGGTTACGCCATGGGGCAAGCCAACCAAAGGGTACAAAACTCGGGTCAACAAGCGGACGGACAGTCTGATTATCCGTCGTCGAAAGACCGGCAAGTAA
- the rpsS gene encoding 30S ribosomal protein S19 yields the protein MARSVWKGPFVDGYLLNKAEVSRASGRNEVIKIWSRRSTILPQFVGLTFGVYNGQKFLPVQVTENMVGHKFGEFSPTRTFHGHGADKKSKRG from the coding sequence ATGGCACGTTCCGTCTGGAAAGGCCCGTTCGTCGACGGGTATCTGCTGAATAAAGCTGAGGTATCCCGCGCGTCGGGTCGTAACGAAGTGATCAAGATCTGGTCTCGTCGTTCTACAATTCTTCCGCAGTTCGTCGGTCTGACGTTCGGTGTTTATAACGGTCAGAAATTTCTGCCCGTACAGGTTACGGAAAACATGGTCGGACATAAGTTCGGCGAATTTTCTCCGACCCGTACATTCCATGGGCATGGTGCTGACAAGAAGTCTAAGCGGGGCTAA
- the rplV gene encoding 50S ribosomal protein L22: protein MSKPKHPRTLAETEAQAVTRNIRVSPRKLNLVAGLIRNKPASQAVATLTFSKRRIAQEVKKTLESAIANAENNHQLDVDQLVVKTAEVGKSIVMRRFHARGRGRSARVEKFFSHLKIVVAERAAEPEAASSEQKAA from the coding sequence ATGAGCAAGCCGAAGCATCCGCGCACACTCGCGGAAACAGAAGCGCAGGCAGTTACGCGCAACATCCGGGTTAGCCCCCGCAAGCTGAACCTTGTGGCCGGCCTGATCCGCAACAAGCCTGCTTCCCAGGCAGTTGCAACGTTGACGTTCTCTAAGCGCCGTATCGCTCAGGAAGTGAAAAAGACGCTGGAAAGCGCAATCGCTAATGCTGAAAACAATCACCAGCTGGACGTTGACCAGCTGGTGGTGAAAACAGCTGAAGTTGGAAAATCCATTGTCATGCGGCGTTTTCATGCCCGTGGTCGTGGGCGTTCTGCTCGTGTTGAAAAGTTTTTCAGTCACCTGAAGATTGTTGTAGCTGAACGGGCTGCTGAGCCTGAAGCAGCTTCTTCCGAACAGAAGGCGGCCTGA
- the rpsC gene encoding 30S ribosomal protein S3 translates to MGHKVNPIGLRLGINRTWDSRWYADSDYSKLLHEDLKLRAFLRRKLVGAGVSRVVIERPAKKPRVTIYAARPGVVIGKKGQDIDALRKELTRMAGTEVALNIVEIRKPEIDATLVAENIAQQLERRVAFRRAMKRAVQSAMRLGAQGIRINCSGRLGGAEIARIEWYREGRVPLHTLRADIDYGTATAKTTYGTCGVKVWIFKGEILAHDPMAQDRRAAEQAPQR, encoded by the coding sequence ATGGGACATAAAGTCAATCCAATCGGGCTGCGGCTCGGTATCAACCGCACGTGGGATAGCCGGTGGTATGCCGATTCCGACTATTCAAAATTGCTTCATGAAGATCTGAAGCTGCGTGCATTCCTGCGTCGCAAGCTGGTTGGCGCTGGTGTGTCTCGTGTCGTTATCGAACGTCCGGCCAAAAAGCCCCGCGTAACCATTTACGCCGCCCGTCCGGGTGTTGTGATTGGTAAGAAGGGTCAGGACATTGATGCGCTCCGTAAGGAGCTGACACGTATGGCTGGCACGGAAGTTGCGCTGAACATTGTTGAAATTCGCAAGCCAGAAATCGACGCTACACTGGTTGCAGAAAACATTGCTCAGCAGCTGGAACGCCGTGTGGCTTTCCGTCGTGCCATGAAGCGTGCAGTGCAGTCTGCTATGCGTCTGGGCGCACAGGGTATTCGTATCAACTGCTCTGGTCGTCTTGGCGGTGCGGAAATCGCACGTATCGAATGGTATCGTGAAGGTCGTGTGCCTCTGCACACCCTGCGTGCTGATATCGATTATGGCACAGCAACAGCAAAGACCACCTATGGCACTTGCGGTGTAAAAGTCTGGATCTTTAAGGGCGAAATTCTTGCTCATGATCCGATGGCTCAGGATCGCCGGGCGGCCGAACAGGCTCCTCAGCGCTGA